In Candidatus Bathyarchaeia archaeon, the following are encoded in one genomic region:
- a CDS encoding hydrogenase iron-sulfur subunit, whose product MSYTELMNRVGIRETGKFNYHLEKIATLLSKERGLYSLNTIGLKIYELTKIKNDLLAGKAVKKEDLIPPVRINRIGIVLCTCGGEIDRVIDVERLVRGAKELEGVISVEVFTRLCAAENVEKLSEWCRKNFINILVIAACSPEIHKQKFNQIRELTSIPIEVVNIREQCAWVHIDNQPKASEKAGVLIEAAVKASVFKRSFPTRRVDIRKSVAVIGGGVAGLTVAQFVAKAGCDVYLVEKKPSLGGKVASWSRIYGTGDCASCLVSEFTSSVALARNVRVLTNSEVKNISGRAGNFELTILQKPRFVDASKCLPRRYSCIDACPRYKIEKDVFGRVKRKVIYQPRPAIYPQAPMIDDSDIESCRKCRKCEDACNKLGAKAINLDAKSEEIKINVGAVVFAIGGEIYLGKYLGELGYNPRNDIITSVEFEKMLSMDGPTNGRIVKLSDGKPPECVAIIQCVNEGICSGFCCRVSRKYLESIREQLGNLEVHIFYDRRKMPVEIPYYLDLMESAHLVEDLKVISKDGRKVVVAENREYEADLIILNVGMIPNSYLNEVHKIFEFSVDKDGFLRPESLPTGIFACGSITRPKDYDSILMESRSTALEVITLLSKDKLTVEEVKIEINYDRCGLCGLCRPACPFKAITIRGGVMEVDDFKCRGCGACAPMCPTGAIEFTLNNKEVLTKIETLASSKISPKVLALCCAYCGYAAADDAGVKRVNYPPGVFILQLPCTGRVDSEFILHALYSGFDGVMIVGCRPNSCRYIDGIKKAVRKVDVLRKIFGAELEKRVRVETLSAVEGINFAMNARDFIRELSKS is encoded by the coding sequence AGAGGATCTCATTCCCCCAGTTCGTATAAATCGTATTGGCATTGTCTTATGCACTTGCGGAGGTGAAATAGACCGTGTGATAGATGTAGAGAGGCTAGTCAGAGGAGCGAAAGAGCTTGAAGGTGTAATTTCAGTCGAAGTCTTCACTAGATTATGCGCAGCGGAGAATGTAGAGAAGCTGAGTGAATGGTGCAGAAAAAATTTTATTAATATACTCGTAATAGCAGCCTGCTCGCCCGAAATCCACAAGCAAAAATTTAATCAGATTCGTGAACTCACCAGCATACCTATAGAAGTAGTTAACATAAGAGAGCAGTGTGCCTGGGTTCATATAGATAATCAACCAAAAGCCTCAGAAAAAGCTGGAGTGCTGATCGAGGCTGCGGTGAAAGCCTCAGTATTCAAGCGAAGCTTCCCGACTAGGAGGGTAGACATCAGAAAGAGTGTGGCAGTTATCGGAGGGGGAGTAGCAGGCTTAACTGTAGCCCAGTTCGTGGCAAAGGCCGGCTGCGATGTTTACCTTGTAGAGAAGAAACCAAGCCTAGGGGGGAAAGTGGCATCGTGGAGCCGCATATACGGGACTGGGGATTGCGCTAGCTGCCTTGTATCTGAGTTTACATCATCCGTAGCCTTAGCGCGCAACGTCCGAGTTTTAACGAACAGCGAGGTGAAAAACATCTCCGGCCGAGCTGGAAATTTTGAGTTGACAATTTTACAGAAACCTAGGTTTGTCGATGCATCCAAGTGTTTGCCGCGTCGATACTCGTGCATCGATGCATGCCCTAGATATAAAATTGAAAAAGATGTTTTCGGCAGAGTAAAAAGGAAAGTTATCTATCAACCCCGCCCTGCAATATATCCACAAGCCCCCATGATCGATGACTCCGATATCGAAAGTTGTAGAAAATGCAGGAAGTGTGAGGACGCCTGCAACAAGCTTGGCGCCAAAGCCATAAATCTCGACGCTAAATCAGAAGAGATAAAAATTAACGTTGGGGCAGTCGTATTCGCAATAGGTGGAGAGATATATTTAGGGAAATATCTGGGAGAGCTAGGCTACAATCCCCGCAACGACATTATAACCAGTGTAGAGTTTGAAAAAATGTTGTCTATGGACGGCCCGACCAACGGTCGAATAGTCAAACTATCTGACGGAAAGCCTCCGGAATGTGTAGCCATAATCCAATGTGTCAATGAAGGTATATGTTCAGGGTTTTGCTGCAGAGTCTCAAGGAAGTATCTTGAGTCTATTCGTGAGCAATTGGGAAATCTAGAGGTCCACATATTTTATGATAGGAGAAAGATGCCTGTAGAGATACCCTACTATTTAGATTTAATGGAAAGTGCACATCTGGTCGAGGATCTGAAAGTAATCTCAAAAGATGGAAGGAAAGTAGTGGTAGCAGAGAATAGAGAATATGAAGCCGACCTGATTATACTAAATGTTGGGATGATACCCAATAGCTATCTTAATGAGGTCCACAAAATTTTCGAGTTCAGCGTCGACAAGGATGGCTTTCTCAGACCAGAATCCCTTCCCACAGGAATCTTCGCTTGCGGGTCAATCACTAGGCCGAAGGACTATGACTCTATACTCATGGAGAGCAGGTCGACGGCTTTAGAGGTTATAACACTCCTATCCAAAGATAAGCTGACGGTCGAAGAGGTGAAGATAGAGATAAACTATGACAGATGCGGCTTATGTGGACTCTGCCGCCCTGCATGCCCTTTCAAAGCCATAACCATAAGGGGAGGGGTTATGGAAGTTGACGACTTTAAGTGTAGGGGCTGTGGAGCTTGCGCCCCTATGTGCCCCACCGGGGCCATAGAATTTACTCTCAACAATAAGGAAGTCTTAACTAAGATTGAGACTTTAGCCAGCTCCAAAATCTCCCCAAAAGTACTTGCACTGTGTTGCGCTTACTGCGGCTACGCGGCCGCTGACGACGCGGGAGTTAAGAGGGTAAACTATCCTCCAGGCGTTTTTATCCTACAGCTCCCTTGCACCGGTCGAGTAGACAGCGAATTCATACTCCATGCCTTATACTCGGGTTTTGATGGCGTCATGATTGTCGGCTGCCGACCAAACTCTTGTAGATACATCGATGGGATAAAAAAGGCCGTCAGGAAAGTAGATGTTCTCAGAAAAATATTTGGCGCCGAACTGGAGAAACGTGTAAGAGTTGAGACACTTTCGGCTGTTGAAGGGATAAACTTTGCGATGAATGCAAGGGACTTTATTAGAGAGCTGAGTAAAAGTTGA
- a CDS encoding nickel-dependent hydrogenase large subunit, whose product MKVKRTWLMTRVDGYSEIRAYSDGNRLLRVEFAAPRFRDFARILVGRRIEEIPRIVARLCGVCSLTHEVAACKALENALGVEPPETAKAVRLLMLMGEILRSHAIHFLVMNLPDLMSLVNPLKRMDLKGISEFRPKILRNGLEFIRCGERILEVTGGRAVQPVRPVVGGVTKPLTRRECDVLLSELKSSVNTAEWASELANSLVAEVEEKETFNFKEKFHYVSSLDLEGGQLFYGGDIMALDEECKFTERILPSDFYNRAVEVGWVGSETPNLPAPGKRGNYLLMTGPEARALLATRVKSTILLEKKAEISNTLLLTSIRLREAIFCLLKSIELLGRDTIAGSEVRTPWEPSEGLGTSVVEAPRGTLLHRYKINGEGLIDSAEIITPTSMKTPGINLVLCHILSACSKKALSESETLERIKMAVRMFDPCISCLTHASRIG is encoded by the coding sequence TTGAAAGTTAAGAGAACCTGGTTGATGACGAGGGTAGACGGTTACAGTGAAATAAGGGCTTACAGTGATGGAAATAGGCTACTGCGTGTAGAGTTTGCGGCGCCCAGATTTAGAGATTTTGCAAGGATCCTAGTAGGCAGGCGTATAGAAGAAATCCCTCGAATTGTAGCTCGCCTGTGTGGCGTATGCTCTCTTACTCATGAGGTAGCTGCGTGTAAAGCCCTAGAGAATGCTTTAGGGGTAGAGCCCCCTGAAACAGCTAAAGCCGTTAGACTTCTTATGCTTATGGGCGAGATACTCCGAAGCCACGCGATTCACTTCCTAGTCATGAACCTCCCAGACCTGATGTCCCTAGTTAACCCCCTAAAGCGGATGGACTTGAAGGGTATATCAGAGTTTAGACCGAAGATCTTGAGAAATGGGTTGGAGTTTATTCGTTGCGGTGAGAGGATACTTGAAGTGACTGGCGGACGGGCTGTTCAGCCCGTCCGCCCAGTTGTGGGTGGTGTCACGAAACCATTAACTAGGAGGGAGTGCGATGTGCTTCTGAGTGAGCTAAAGAGTTCTGTTAACACCGCGGAGTGGGCGTCAGAGCTAGCGAACAGCCTTGTGGCCGAAGTCGAGGAGAAGGAGACTTTCAATTTTAAAGAGAAATTTCACTATGTGTCTTCTTTAGATTTAGAGGGAGGGCAATTATTCTACGGTGGAGACATTATGGCGTTGGATGAGGAGTGCAAATTTACTGAGAGGATACTGCCCAGTGATTTTTATAACAGAGCGGTAGAGGTTGGTTGGGTAGGAAGCGAAACTCCAAACCTACCTGCACCAGGGAAGAGGGGCAACTACCTCTTAATGACAGGGCCTGAGGCGAGAGCTCTACTTGCTACGAGAGTAAAGTCCACGATCTTGCTTGAGAAGAAAGCAGAGATATCTAACACGTTACTTTTAACTTCAATCCGTTTGAGGGAAGCTATCTTCTGCCTCTTGAAGAGCATAGAGCTGTTAGGTCGTGACACCATAGCAGGTTCTGAGGTCCGAACTCCTTGGGAGCCTTCAGAAGGTTTAGGCACCAGTGTCGTTGAAGCCCCCAGGGGAACCCTGCTCCACCGGTACAAGATTAACGGAGAGGGTCTAATAGATTCCGCTGAGATTATAACTCCAACCAGTATGAAGACGCCGGGGATAAACTTGGTTCTATGCCATATACTCTCTGCTTGCTCTAAGAAGGCTTTATCTGAGAGTGAAACTTTGGAGAGAATTAAGATGGCCGTTAGGATGTTCGACCCATGCATCTCCTGTCTAACCCACGCATCAAGAATAGGGTAG